From a single Apium graveolens cultivar Ventura chromosome 2, ASM990537v1, whole genome shotgun sequence genomic region:
- the LOC141708882 gene encoding uncharacterized protein LOC141708882 → MPKERRDCATSRSRTSPFPCGSSPSLLSLIKNPLESEEHVKEWEEARCPVCIEHPHNAILLLCSSHGKGCRPFMCDTSYRHSNCFDQFCKSFGKTSSTVPQQEETSLSTATDSPTYRMTLDEGTPAIQAERIESRLMHTDCEHKVKEKLVCPLCRGNINGWMVVEPARVFMNAKLRSCACETCDFSGSYSDLRKHARLAHPLVRPSEADPERQRDWRRLERQRDLGDLISTLQSSIGEDRSEDSAFSLDERGLLTVFFLVRVFQPGNVSRSSSWSGTSRTRAHVTVRRRSTRTLWGESIGEENSLDQDNDTSDGGSGPSRSQE, encoded by the coding sequence ATGCCTAAGGAGAGAAGAGATTGCGCCACATCACGGTCAAGAACATCCCCGTTTCCATGTGGATCTAGTCCTTCATTATTGTCATTAATAAAAAATCCTTTAGAGAGCGAGGAGCATGTCAAAGAATGGGAGGAAGCTCGATGCCCTGTATGTATCGAACATCCTCATAATGCAATTTTGCTTCTGTGTTCATCTCATGGTAAAGGTTGCCGCCCATTCATGTGTGACACAAGCTACCGCCACTCCAACTGTTTTGACCAGTTCTGTAAGTCATTTGGTAAAACTTCTTCAACAGTGCCTCAGCAAGAAGAAACATCACTTTCAACTGCAACTGACTCACCAACATATAGGATGACTCTTGATGAAGGTACTCCTGCTATTCAAGCTGAAAGAATTGAATCCAGACTGATGCACACTGATTGTGAACACAAAGTGAAGGAAAAGCTGGTTTGCCCTCTGTGTCGGGGAAATATAAATGGGTGGATGGTTGTGGAACCTGCTCGTGTCTTTATGAATGCAAAATTGAGAAGCTGTGCCTGTGAGACATGTGATTTCAGTGGATCATATTCAGATTTGAGGAAGCATGCAAGACTTGCACACCCACTTGTGCGGCCATCAGAAGCAGATCCGGAGAGACAACGTGACTGGAGGAGGCTGGAGCGGCAAAGGGATCTTGGAGATTTAATCAGCACACTGCAATCTTCTATCGGGGAAGATAGAAGTGAGGATAGCGCTTTCTCTCTCGATGAACGAGGCTTGCTAACTGTATTCTTCCTTGTTCGAGTGTTCCAACCTGGTAATGTCTCAAGGAGCAGCAGCTGGTCTGGTACCTCAAGAACGAGGGCGCATGTGACTGTTAGGAGGAGGTCAACTAGAACACTCTGGGGGGAGAGCATTGGTGAGGAGAATTCCCTTGATCAAGACAATGATACCTCTGATGGGGGATCTGGCCCTAGCAGGTCTCAAGAATAA
- the LOC141708883 gene encoding deSI-like protein At4g17486, with protein sequence MDHGRSSSSSSSDDYTTNIVDDETQVLLNVYDLTPLNKYLFCFGLGVFHSGIEVYGMEYGFGAHDLSMSGVFEAEPKSCPGFIYRCSIPLGRIGMPFSEFHHFLETVASEYHGDTYHLISKNCNHFTDDMSCRLTGNRIPGWVNRLAKLGSICSCLLPESLQVTTVKHLPEYHPCAENDVAESILVSTPKISTEVDDLEKDRIQLISPPGSGEVSFIREATRRS encoded by the exons ATGGATCATGGCAGaagtagcagcagcagcagcagcgaTGATTACACCACTAATATTGTCGACGACGAGACCCAGGTTCTGTTGAATGTTTACGATCTCACACCTCTCAATAAATACCTTTTCTGCTTTGGTCTAGGCGTCTTTCATTCTGGCATTGAAG TTTATGGTATGGAGTATGGTTTCGGAGCTCATGACTTATCCATGAGTGGAGTTTTTGAAGCTGAACCTAAGAGCTGCCCGGGTTTCATCTACAGATGCTCCATTCCCCTAGGTCGTATAGGCATGCCCTTCTCAGAATTCCATCATTTTCTTGAGACTGTGGCTTCCGAGTACCATGGTGACACGTATCACCTCATTTCCAAGAACTGCAACCATTTTACAGATGACATGTCCTGCAGATTGACAGGCAATAGGATTCCAGGGTGGGTGAATCGGCTTGCAAAGCTAG GTTCTATCTGCAGTTGTCTGCTTCCTGAAAGCCTCCAAGTAACAACTGTTAAACACCTACCTGAGTACCATCCTTGCGCTG AAAACGATGTAGCTGAGTCTATCTTAGTTAGTACACCCAAAATATCAACAGAAGTGGATGATTTAGAAAAAGACCGTATACAGTTAATATCGCCACCAGGAAGTGGCGAAGTATCATTCATTAGAGAGGCGACGAGACGATCATGA
- the LOC141708881 gene encoding cytochrome P450 734A1-like, whose translation MVMDQSYYQSWCWLFVSATVIYFAVKIMVIRLWWRPRKIEQHFSKQGIRGPSYHFFIGNAKEIGSLMFKASSMSFPPFSHNILPRVLSFYHHWKKIYGPTFLVWFGSTVRLTVADPDLIREIFCSKAELYEKIEAHPLMKQVEGGGLLSLNGHKWAHHRKIIAPTFHMENLKLLIPAALSSVTEMLENWLPELSKSGEEEVEIEVSKWYQTLTEKIVTRTAFGPSYEDGSTIFELQAQQMALASQAFQKVFIPGYRFLPTETNVKSWKLEKEIKKSLLGVIDARRANWENEMLENSPKDLLGLMIQASIKEEKESLITVHDIAEECKSFFFAGEQTTSNLLTWTTILLAMHPQWQAMARDEVFQVCGSRDTPTKDNVSKLKTLGMILNETLRLYPPVVATIRRPKVDVELGGCKVPRGTELLIPILAVHHDQAIWGNDANEFNPSRFSDGVARAAKHPVAFMPFSIGVRTCIGQNLAILQAKLTLATILQRFRFRLSPQYQHAPTVLMLLYPQYGAPIIFQRLSHSRITYNQDS comes from the exons ATGGTGATGGATCAGTCTTACTACCAGAGCTGGTGCTGGTTATTTGTGAGTGCAACGGTAATATATTTCGCGGTGAAGATTATGGTTATTAGGCTGTGGTGGAGACCGCGAAAAATTGAACAACATTTCAGTAAGCAAGGAATCAGAGGCCCTTCTTATCATTTCTTCATTGGCAATGCTAAAGAAATCGGTAGCCTTATGTTTAAGGCCTCGTCGATGTCTTTTCCTCCGTTTTCTCACAATATTCTCCCCAGAGTGCTCTCTTTCTACCACCATTGGAAGAAAATTTACG GACCAACATTTCTGGTGTGGTTTGGTTCGACGGTTCGACTAACAGTTGCTGATCCAGACCTTATTAGAGAAATCTTCTGCTCAAAGGCTGAACTCTACGAGAAAATAGAGGCGCATCCATTAATGAAACAGGTTGAAGGTGGAGGCTTGTTAAGCCTCAATGGCCATAAATGGGCTCACCACCGGAAAATAATCGCCCCTACCTTCCATATGGAAAATCTCAAG TTATTGATACCGGCAGCGTTAAGCAGTGTGACGGAAATGTTGGAGAACTGGTTACCAGAATTGTCCAAGTCCGGTGAGGAGGAAGTGGAAATAGAGGTGTCAAAGTGGTACCAAACCTTGACGGAAAAGATAGTTACCAGAACTGCATTTGGCCCGAGTTATGAAGATGGCAGCACAATTTTCGAACTTCAAGCTCAACAGATGGCCTTAGCATCTCAGGCATTTCAGAAAGTTTTCATACCTGGCTACAG ATTTCTACCTACGGAGACGAATGTGAAGTCTTGGAAATTGGAGAAAGAAATCAAGAAGTCTCTATTGGGAGTAATCGATGCAAGGAGAGCGAATTGGGAGAATGAAATGCTGGAAAATAGCCCGAAAGATTTGCTAGGCCTAATGATTCAGGCCAGCATCAAAgaggagaaggaatcactgatAACAGTCCATGACATTGCAGAGGAGTGCAAGAGCTTTTTCTTTGCAGGCGAGCAAACTACCTCCAATCTGCTGACATGGACCACCATCTTGCTAGCAATGCATCCACAGTGGCAGGCGATGGCACGTGACGAGGTCTTCCAGGTGTGCGGTTCACGTGACACGCCCACCAAAGATAACGTTTCCAAGCTTAAGACG CTGGGGATGATTCTAAACGAGACTTTGCGACTTTACCCTCCAGTGGTAGCAACCATCAGAAGGCCAAAAGTCGATGTGGAACTAGGGGGCTGCAAGGTCCCCCGGGGAACTGAGCTATTGATACCAATCCTAGCAGTTCATCATGATCAGGCAATATGGGGAAATGATGCAAATGAGTTTAATCCTAGTCGATTTTCAGACGGGGTAGCCCGAGCTGCTAAACACCCTGTTGCGTTTATGCCATTCAGCATCGGAGTCAGAACATGTATTGGTCAAAATCTAGCAATCCTACAGGCTAAACTAACCCTTGCAACAATCCTACAAAGATTCAGATTTAGATTATCCCCACAATACCAACACGCGCCAACGGTGCTAATGCTTCTATATCCTCAATATGGGGCACCAATCATCTTTCAACGCCTGTCACATTCTCGGATTACCTACAATCAAGATTCGTAA